The genomic segment ctgagaattgagattcataatttgttatgatttgttatatttagaattatcatggtctcataacacgggttatgaatttgaaaagttaacccaagttgatcAAAATCGAACCAATATattgtcattttaatatttttttaaaaaaatattttaaatttatttctagttaagttgtgtttttagattgtaTTTGGACCTCTTAAGTTGATGAGGTTATCAATACAACTTTCAATGTTTCACTTGTATTTGGAATTTGAATTGCACAATTTTATgctaatttatctttaaataaaaattatatttattgaattattatatatattgaactaTAACTAAAGCTgctcagtgttttactgtggactgcacagtgcagtccacagtaaaacgcTGAGCAGcttcttgctttttttcttttttttttgcttttttacttttttgttaagctgttttgtttttttttctttttttaaactgtttttctctttgttttttttaatgaatatttttttgtttaattttttttctatttagttatcaaactttcatgacacgggttccgagtttgacgggttaacccagattttttttctgattttatttttaattaattattttttcgagtgcagtccacagtgaaatgttgagctgtcttttttttttttgccttttgctttgtttttttaagcagttttttttctttgttttttattaatgaatattttttttgtttaattttttttgttaatgttaaatttttttctatttagttatcaaactttcatgacacgggtttcgggtttgacgggttaacccggatttttttctggtttttctttttaattaattttttcatttattattgtaacatatactaaaaggcatcgatgttttactgtggactgcacagtgcaatccacagtaaaacactgattctttaggctttttttttttagttttctaagtttttttagctgtttttttatgttttttgggattgttttttgcttcttttttgttttttaattaatttttttcgtttaatttagtttgttaatgttaaatttctttctatttagttattagactttcatgacacatatcccgagtttcatgggttaacctggtttcacgggtgaacccaattaattccgggttgacccattaatttttttattattttcataaatatttttgtttaatttagtttgttaatgttaattttttttatttagttgtcagactttcatgacacaaatactgggtttaacaggttaacatggtttgacgagttaacccggattttttttcttttaattaattttttttgtttagttcaatttgttaatattcacttttttttatttagttaccagacattcatgacacggatcccggatttaacgggttaacttggtttgacaggttaacctggtttgacgagctagcccagttaattctgggttaacccattaatttgtttttttctttttaattatcaaactttcacgatgtGAATTCAAGGtataacgggttaacctggtttgaagggttaagccaattaattcatatatttttttctttttttcattagtttttttttcttgttggtttttttttaactaatctatttaattatcacacttttatgacacgacgttgcagccagacccacatccaatgctattgggtctggtattgcagtccagacacttttatgctaagagttaacccaagtttaatgttattattaatattataaacattactcttgggtcaggcgttgcaaTCAAACCTGAGACTCTTAggtataactttgtaaaaaaacctaatacttttagatcttgactatttttaaaatgtaaaaaataattgacccgtGGCATATATAATCCCGATGATTCAGCTTGCCagaatactaaaaaaatcaaaagatactgttctaattaaaaaaaaaaaaactaacggGAACGAAATTCTGGATTGTAAAGCAAGAGTCTGGCTGCTATCATTGAGACTTTTGAACCAGTCAACATGgcccccttttatttttatttagtttttggtCAATATAATTAGCGACGAGTACAATTTCACGGTAACAGCATCAGTCTCCCGTGCCTTTCTCTGCAGCTTTCTACTTTCTACTGTACTTCGAAAGAATCTTCAAAGCGTCATCTCTGGTGCTCCAGCTGGCCATCCGGCCATGGTCCCGTCGACTGGCTGCTACGTATATTGGAATGAgagttctaaaaaataattaatttttgtcaaaaaaaaatatttatttattacccaaacttaaataaaaataaatttaaataatcataaaaatcaagggactaaataaaaaaaaagaaaaagaataaggtAACACAGTAACAAAAGCATgacagagaaaataaaagtaaaagtaggaaagaataaaatattcagAACATATTGCAATTTCAATGATAATATATTTAGtacatttaaaagattttaataagataaaatcatataaataaataactccTATTTTAGTCGGCGAATCACCACCATTGTGGTCAACGCAATTTTGACTTCAATCTCCCCCCTTCTTTTGCTTCAATGGAAATAATTATTATTGGTTTATTCCCATTTTCATGCACAGAACATTTTGAGTTATTTAACTGTACGTATCTCGTGGTATTATtgtgttctttaattttttcgaAGTTAAAAAAtgcttcaataaaaaaaaatgcacatgTGCGTGCTCATCATATAAAGATTGACAAGCTataaatcatttaatataaataaaacgtattttcaaaaatattttagtatattataatttttattggtcatttatatttccaaaaataacaataaaattcaataaaatattatttgtaagcattataaaataatcaattatcaaaatgctattatttcttatttatcatAACATAGTGTTCATCAACAAAACTCAACAATACTAGACTTGTTTTTTTACATCCCTCCATCCTTTGATgatcttcattgtttttttttttttaaatagacatTATTATCCTATTGGCCTGCAAATCAAAGCAAAatctttttcaaatgaaaaaaaaaactaaagtgtAGACCTTATAAATATGCTATctagaaaaatagattttaactaaaaattgaaaatcaactgtatattacataatattttatttaatattgtgatgaaaacatattaaatttatttagatcaactcgagttaacttatgAAACTTatagaaataattttgaaaaaaataaattgaaaaactcaaTCCCCAATTAACTTaatgttaaattataaaattaataaaaaacaacactcaattaaaaaaaataaatgaactcAAATCAATCAAGCAAACTCGTCACAGAAGTCATGCGCGTCATTaaatccaataatttttttttgctaagattacttttcatttaattatatgacaatAATGCTCATGagaatttttttgtatgaaatatttttttttaaaaaaaaaacatgacaggCGTGTAAGACAgggataacaaaaatagatcattgataataaataataaatttgctttttaaaaaaaaaaatttaagggacaaaaatacattaaaaaaaataataacatggataatgtaaattaatttataaatttgtgaCTCATCTCATGAACTCAATTAggttcaaagattttttttattaatttttttgttcaaatataaaataacaaaaaaatagatgaaaagcAGCCAAGgataaaagattaaaacaagCTTAACTTGTAAAAAAgtcataaactcaattaaaaccatgaaaaatcaCGAATTTAACGTATAACTACGAATTTAGTCAAGTTCTCTTTGGCAGCCTCTTTATTCTCTCTCTGAACGAACTGTGTGACTGAAGTCTACAAATATGGCATTTCTCTGTTGTATAATATTACCAGCAAATTCTGAAAGAGAGTCTTTGCTTtcatttaaacctttttttttttttttagatttacatGGGGTGTTCAGGCcagtttgcgcgcaccacgactattccccacggcccactggataTCCTGCAAGctcaggagcaggtaaggcaccgcgggggtgacaggcgtgcacatagagggtcgaacccgggacaggaacggaacaagtcacacgattgaccacagcagctaaacCTTTTTTCTTGCTTTACCTTTGGTGGGTTCTCTGTCTCTTCAGCTACTGGAAATACAGCAATGAATTATTTTACCCATAATCATAAGCTGAAGCCCATAAATGTAAATTGGATTCcctcatattatattatattcaaaaaatatttttaaatattttttattaatttttaaataaataatattttaaccaaaaccaacacccaataaattgaatttatttccaATCAAATATTATGCACTCCTCATTttgaacactttttttttttttgtcttccagTCTTCCAACAaagcttattattattttattcaaaagcaTGAGCTAAAGCCCAAAAATGTGAGCTGGATCAGCCCATATTATATGTACTAGGGTTTAAGATTTGATTATTTTCAGACTGATCCAATGGCCATGGGCTTCTATCTTAGCTTCTGCAACTAATAGACAGACGCTTCTCTTTCTGTGGCTCTCTCTCTGTCCCCTCCACTTCTTTCAAGATTCTGCATCTTACCCTCCTCCTCCTTCCCttcctttcaaaataaaacaacacgCCCTTTTTCACCCTCTCTGGTATTTTTCCATCTTATAAGAGAAGATAGAAAATTGTCTTCCTCTCAGTAATTTCACGTATTATTAGGTGACCATTTGAGCTACTTGGTTTTGGGTTTAGCTGAATGACCTCTCATCAATGCCTTTATTAGgttctttctcctctctctctctctctctcttgctttCTTGCTTTTCTTACCTAAATTTGTGTGCTTTTGCTTTAGAAATATGACAATTTAccaatttttctgtttttagatAGCTtcccagtttttttttccagcaagaTATTCACGCAATGTATTCTCACTCCTAACTCTATATCTGCATCATTCACTGTTATGATTCAGGTTTTTTCTGTTAGTAAAGAAGTTTGCTACGTACTGTATGatattcttcttccttttctttctcgtGCTTTCCCTTGTTATCTCTCACCAATGACTGCCatttttttgtgtattgttaTGGTACAAAAGATTGTTGTTAGCCTGCaagtctctttcttttatttagacTTTCTAGTTGGATATGTGGGTTTTCACTGTCTATATGTGGTGGACTTGTAGGAGTCGTAATCTTTACCACTGATTTTGTTAACGTTTGGTTTTGGTGGGCAGATATTGCTACTGCTCAGGCTTCCTTACAAAATCCTTTGGGTCCACTAAGGGCTCAATCCCATGTTCGCTGCAAAGTTTTTTCAAGTCCATTTACCTTTGGTGATGATAAGAGGCTGTTATCGTTAGGGAAATGTATTGAATTCCGTAGAAAGATAAATGGTTTTGAGAGGAGTAAACTTTGGATAAAGGCTATTGCTACCTTTGAACCCCAGTCTTTGGTTCACAAGGGAGATGGAAACAGAAAAACAAGTCGTGGAAATGAACAGCTTGGTGCCAATTCAGATACCTTGACAGCGCAGGTCGAGTCTTTACGCGAAGACTCGATGACATTAGACGACAGAGAAAAATTGAGACGGAAAAGGATTTCTAAAGCAAATAAAGGGAACACGCCATGGAACAAAGGGAGGAAACATAGCCCTGGTAAGCAATAACTAAATAATTGTTAATCGCAAGGAAAGATAAATGGTTTTCTTCATTTGTTGGCCTTTAATTTAGCAATGTTACTTAAAGATTTTAATACATCTGCAGAAACCCTTCAGAAGATTAGAGAAAGAACAAGGCTTGCAATGCAGGATCCTAAGGTGATGTCATGTAAGAATAATTTGTATATTCCCTTGGCATGATCTTATAAGCTTACAATCTACTCCATAATAGAAATCAGTTTtcagatgaaaaaattaatataagcttAAGCAAAGGAATAATGAAGTTTTCTAGGAGATTCAATCCCTTTGTCTCGGTTATTTCTTTAAGAGTTCAGTTCAGACTGTAGGCCTTTGTTGCCAGCTGAAACTCTTCCCAAAACCGGTAAACATCCCAACACAGTGCTTATTCTCCCATAGCTGGCTGGTTCTTCCTTACTGTAAATTGTTCAGTTAAACTGGTCTATGATATTGTTGTGAATTAATTTTGGCTAGTCAAGAGGATTTATTGTAATGAACAATGATTGACACTGACCTTGGCACCTGACTTTTTTTGCATagttttaagaaaaactaaagttAGCAACTGATTGAAACTTCTGACCTTTAATTGATCGGGCATTTGTTTTGCTGTTCTTTTGAGTTCATGCTTAGTTTCAACTGCCTTATGGTTCATCCAAGATGAACTTTTCCTTTTCCTAACGTTCATCTGCTTAATGATCTTCTTTGTCTATCTCACCTTCGTGGACAGTTTTATTCTCACATGATTATTTAAGCTAGTTTATTGGAAAGATATAAGGTATGCATGATATGGCTTAATAGATTTTGTATATGATGACTATGTTTACAATCGACacattaaattttgttattcacTCTAAAATCTGACTGTGCAGATCAAGATGAAGCTAGCCAACCTTGGACACGCTCAGAGGTGGGTACTGCTCTTTTTACCTCTTtgctaaaattttgatttaaaatgcCATTTCCACTGCTAATGCTAATAGAGCTTTTGTCATCTACACTATCTTAATTTGccttctaaattgttttttacccGAATAGAAGATTCTGATTGGAAGTTATAGATTGAAAACTGTCCACCTGTTGTTATCTTACAGCAAAGAGACAAGGGTGAAAATTGGGCATGGAGTTAGATTAGGGTGGCAGAAGCGCCGTGAGAAGCAGACGATGCAGGAAGGTTGTTATTTTGAATGGCAGAACTTAATCGCAGAAGCTTCAAGAAGAGGCTATACTGGTGAGGGAGAGCTGCAGTGGGATTCCTACAATATCTTAAGGCAACAGCTTGAGTTTGAATGGGTGGAGAGTgttgaaaaaaggaaaacaacgcCTAGGCCAAAAGGTAGCAAGAGAGCACCGAAATCCCttgaacaaagaagaaaaatatcagAAGCCATTGCTGCAAAATGGGCTGATCCTGTGAGTTTGTATTGGCATTTTTTATGCTATATGTTCCctccaatgaatattgattctgAATTCTGATATTAGACCATGATATTAGTGGTAAATTGGAGGGTTGCAACAACCCAGAACAAAATTGAGGCCtgaaacaaaaattgattttggaatAAGAATTTAAGGTGTTGCTTGGCCAACATATATGACATATTTTATGACCTAAATgtctaatattttttcatcagATATATATGGTACAGAAGTGATATACCTGTAAAAGAATTAGTTGATCTGGACATAtgcatattttgatatttttttttgtctagatACTCTTTCATTGTTTTCTCTCAACCTATGTAGTATTACTCATTGTTTGGCTAGCTCCATGTTCTTTTGCTGATTGCATTTGCATACAATCTACTCATCCCTCATAGTTAAGTTTAAATGTGATTCTTGATGGTATGAATTTCAACTAATTCAAGTTTGCAGCTGTGAACTCGCACATATTTTATCCCCCATTACAATCAATCAAGTTTCTTTTTTCCCACCAGGAATACCGTGAGAGAGTCTTCTCTGGCATTTCTAAATATCATGGCACACCAGTTGGAGCCAGAAAGCCAAGGCAGAGGCCAAGTGGTGGCTCACAGTCTGCTAGACAGGACTCCACAAGGAGAACTAATGATACAGAAAAGGGGGGTACCAGAAGCCCAATTCAGCAGTTGAGGCGAAGAAGTAAGACACCGTCATACAAAGATCCTTTGGCACGCTCGAAGTTGGAGATGATAAAGAACATCAGAGCGGAAAGAACAGCCacagaaaccaagaaaaatgaAGCCATTGAACGAGCAAGGTTAGCTTGCTTATATTGGACATGACATACCTAGTACATGACTTGGTGTATGAATAGAAACTAAAGTTGAATTTACTAACGTGCACTATGAATTCATAAACATCtatcaattaataattttcaacCCCGGTGTCTGGTACTATTCCATCCAATTAGTTGAGTTCACTTGGTTCTTGGTCCTTACTGGAAATTGTTGCTGAAAAGGAAAATGGTAGCGGTGTTGAAGCTAGAAGAACCCATCATGTTCTTCTGAGTTTCATGGCTCTTTCATCTGGTTGCAATTTGAACTTTCCACCAAAATATTCTACTGCTCACTCTGTAGAAAAACTATACTAATCTTATGAGATATCCTGCAGGTCGTTAATTGCAGAAGCTGAGAAGGCCGCTAACACTCTTGAAGCAGCTGCAGTGAGGAGCCCCATCGCTCGTGCCTCCCTAATCGAAGCCAGAAAGCTCATTTCTGAAGCAATTCAATCAATTGAATCTGTGGATACAGGGTATAGCATATCCAATGATAGCATATCTAATGAGATTGAGATTGACAGGCACCCTGACCCATCTCTTGCACCAACCAAACAGGTTAGTGAGGTTGAGAAGGAAATAAATGCAGGCAACGGAGGCTTGGGTCAAGTAGCGTTGAGACAAGTAAATGGGACCAAGATCCTGGAAACAAGTAAAGATGAAGACCTTAATTTCTGTAATTTAGCCTTCAATGATATACTGAATGGTGAGAAGGAACTTCACCACTTAGGCACCAGTGCATATGGTTTGTCTTCACTGAGCACTGCGAGTCCTGGAGACCATTCGAGTTCAGGAAAGCAACCTGGCCAAGTGGAACCAAACGGGAGTCTGAAGTCTGAAAAGATTAATCTACCGAATGGATCCAGAGTTCAGTATGTGAAAGAAGAGACACCTTCCAAACCGGACACTACTAAGAAATGGGTTCGTGGTAGGCTCGTTGAAGGGACAGGAGGAGGCTGAGACAGGTCATAGAATATCTGATACATGATGCATTCATGTTGCATTTCATCTTCGCAGTTGTTAACCGGGGGTCACAAGTTAATGAATTTTATCGCCCATCATATTTTGTTTATAGGGAGAAATATTTAgagatcaaaacaatttttttatttacactgCGTACTTGAAGTATCCCTAGCCACTCTTATCTGTTGTTCCATATAAACTTTATGGGTAGATcttgtattaatattaatatatatgcaGAGGCAGACCAAATTTATTCAACTGTTCTTCATGCCTCCTGTTGTTTTTTCTCGTGAGGCTCTCTTGAATTATCCGAGCTACTAAAGTTACAACGAAGCTAAAACATGAACCATGCACTCCTAGTCGTGTATGAAGTTCAAAGAGAAATGCAAGTCATTTGATAGTAGAGCAAGGTTTATCAGAACCGCTGAGTTGGGAGTCCACGACTTTCTCCACTTCTtccctcttcttttccttttcctgttTCCCTTTATCAAAATCTCTTTCTCCGCTTCTTCCCTCTGTAAAAATCAAGAACCAACAGGTGACTCTCAAATTAATCAAGACTAGCTGTTTCTGGGTTGgttaaaaatcaagagatatatGTACAGGGCAAGCGATGAGTGGTGCTCACGTTGATGGTTCCAGACTTCCAGTAACAGGTAGCTTAGTTCCATGGACAGCAGCTCTGTTGGGTGCTTTTGCTGTCATTAGTCTCCTACTCATCATGCCTTTTGCTACAGACTCCATTAGCAATCTTTCGAGTCACCCACCACCACCAACCGGGCATTTCAACTGTGATCTTTGGATCTCTGACacagattggatttttttataatttaatttttttagcaaatcAATATTTCACAAttatctattaaataaaattttaatataaaatttatattattttttaatatattttttcaagtaaatattatttagaattaAATCTTATAcatatctatattattttacatttaatttttatcaaataaataaaactaataaaatttaaacttataaccatttaattattaaaactttaacACCATATAAAAAACCATTCATTCCGAAAcctaaaactattaaataaaaattttaatatataatttatattcctCGCTCTTGCAGCATCTAGAATTGCTAAGAGATGTCACCTGAAGACATTCAACTTTGACACGTGTCTTTCTTGCTTTCGTTACGTGGCAACTTTATCCATCAGGCTAATCGGTCGTTGAAAAAATGACgaaccttttattttaaccatttgaatgattaattttttatttaaatatatttcatcatttgagattattaaatattaacatgGTCAGTATCAAttaacattcaatttttttttttgtgctgtttGAGTgtctgatattttattttatatatttaaatgattaagttttttatttaaatgcatTTTATTAAATGTTGACGTGGTAGTATTGTAtaacatataagaaaaaaaataaaatatataaaaattggtttttaaattaCTAATTTGTCTTCTTCACAAatagtttgaaataaaatataaaataagagaTGGAAAAGTTGTTTGGTTGATCCGAAAAATAAGTGAGGAAGCAATGTCATGACTACCAATGAAATTAATTCAACAAGTCATGCGATGCTGTAATCGCGTGTTCACGTAATTTATATGTAAAtaatataactttaaaaaaatttaaaaatataatattgagattattttaaatttaaatactaatattattagaaaactctaattcaataaatgaaaattcatgaacaagaaaaatataataatattatgatgataattatattttaataaattgatttgatttcatttgat from the Populus nigra chromosome 1, ddPopNigr1.1, whole genome shotgun sequence genome contains:
- the LOC133674297 gene encoding uncharacterized protein LOC133674297 isoform X2 is translated as MPLLDIATAQASLQNPLGPLRAQSHVRCKVFSSPFTFGDDKRLLSLGKCIEFRRKINGFERSKLWIKAIATFEPQSLVHKGDGNRKTSRGNEQLGANSDTLTAQVESLREDSMTLDDREKLRRKRISKANKGNTPWNKGRKHSPETLQKIRERTRLAMQDPKIKMKLANLGHAQSKETRVKIGHGVRLGWQKRREKQTMQEGCYFEWQNLIAEASRRGYTGEGELQWDSYNILRQQLEFEWVESVEKRKTTPRPKGSKRAPKSLEQRRKISEAIAAKWADPEYRERVFSGISKYHGTPVGARKPRQRPSGGSQSARQDSTRRTNDTEKGGTRSPIQQLRRRSKTPSYKDPLARSKLEMIKNIRAERTATETKKNEAIERARSLIAEAEKAANTLEAAAVRSPIARASLIEARKLISEAIQSIESVDTGLVRLRRK
- the LOC133674297 gene encoding uncharacterized protein LOC133674297 isoform X1, translated to MPLLDIATAQASLQNPLGPLRAQSHVRCKVFSSPFTFGDDKRLLSLGKCIEFRRKINGFERSKLWIKAIATFEPQSLVHKGDGNRKTSRGNEQLGANSDTLTAQVESLREDSMTLDDREKLRRKRISKANKGNTPWNKGRKHSPETLQKIRERTRLAMQDPKIKMKLANLGHAQSKETRVKIGHGVRLGWQKRREKQTMQEGCYFEWQNLIAEASRRGYTGEGELQWDSYNILRQQLEFEWVESVEKRKTTPRPKGSKRAPKSLEQRRKISEAIAAKWADPEYRERVFSGISKYHGTPVGARKPRQRPSGGSQSARQDSTRRTNDTEKGGTRSPIQQLRRRSKTPSYKDPLARSKLEMIKNIRAERTATETKKNEAIERARSLIAEAEKAANTLEAAAVRSPIARASLIEARKLISEAIQSIESVDTGYSISNDSISNEIEIDRHPDPSLAPTKQVSEVEKEINAGNGGLGQVALRQVNGTKILETSKDEDLNFCNLAFNDILNGEKELHHLGTSAYGLSSLSTASPGDHSSSGKQPGQVEPNGSLKSEKINLPNGSRVQYVKEETPSKPDTTKKWVRGRLVEGTGGG